A region of Cellulophaga sp. RHA19 DNA encodes the following proteins:
- the obgE gene encoding GTPase ObgE has translation MTEGNFVDYVKMTVSSGNGGKGSVHLHREKYITKGGPDGGDGGRGGHIILRGNKNLWTLLNYKVQRHFKAGHGEHGSKGRSSGADGQDVYMDVPLGTVVRDTETNEIVLEVTEHGEEVILVKGGLGGRGNWHFKTSTNQTPRYAQPGMSGEEMQITLELKVLADVGLVGFPNAGKSTLLSVLTSAKPKIADYEFTTLKPNLGIVQYRDFQSFVMADIPGIIEGAAEGKGLGHYFLRHIERNATLLFLIPADSKDIGKEYKILLDELKRYNPELIDKERFVVISKSDMLDDELIAEMSVELDRDLDGATYMFISSVAQQGLQELKDKLWQQLNN, from the coding sequence ATGACCGAAGGTAATTTTGTAGACTATGTAAAGATGACGGTTTCTTCTGGTAACGGAGGTAAAGGCTCTGTGCACTTGCATAGAGAAAAGTATATTACCAAAGGTGGTCCAGATGGTGGTGATGGTGGCCGTGGTGGTCATATTATTTTGCGTGGTAACAAAAACTTGTGGACTTTATTAAATTATAAGGTACAAAGACACTTTAAAGCCGGACACGGTGAGCACGGTAGTAAAGGCCGTAGTTCTGGTGCAGACGGACAAGATGTGTATATGGATGTGCCACTAGGAACAGTTGTTAGGGATACAGAAACTAACGAAATTGTACTAGAGGTTACAGAACACGGAGAAGAAGTAATACTAGTAAAAGGTGGTTTAGGTGGCCGTGGTAACTGGCATTTTAAAACTAGTACCAACCAAACTCCTAGATATGCACAGCCAGGAATGTCTGGTGAGGAAATGCAAATAACTCTAGAGTTAAAAGTATTGGCAGATGTAGGTTTAGTTGGTTTTCCTAATGCAGGTAAATCTACTTTATTATCTGTGTTAACTTCTGCAAAGCCTAAAATTGCAGATTATGAGTTTACTACGCTAAAACCAAACTTAGGAATTGTGCAGTATCGCGATTTTCAGAGTTTTGTAATGGCAGATATACCTGGTATTATAGAAGGTGCAGCAGAAGGTAAAGGCTTAGGGCATTACTTTTTAAGACATATAGAGCGTAATGCTACTTTATTATTTTTAATACCTGCAGACAGTAAGGATATTGGTAAAGAATATAAAATACTGTTAGACGAGTTAAAAAGATATAACCCAGAACTTATAGATAAGGAACGTTTTGTTGTAATTTCTAAAAGTGATATGTTAGATGATGAACTTATTGCAGAAATGAGTGTTGAGTTAGACAGAGACTTAGATGGTGCAACATATATGTTTATTTCTTCTGTAGCACAGCAAGGTTTGCAAGAGTTAAAAGATAAATTATGGCAGCAGCTTAACAATTAA
- a CDS encoding DUF4494 domain-containing protein has protein sequence MSATWYECKVKYRKMSDTGAQKVTTEPYLVDAISYTEAETRINEEMKAYISDEFKITNIKVANFAEIHPFENTDRWFKSKVSLIAFDEESGKERKTNMYLLVQANDVKEAYDNTVAVMKDTMGDYTIPAITESPIMDVFPYFSGEEGELDRIHKFNEIKDSVPEVEETEEAKEILEDEALALVSAEVDLDEEE, from the coding sequence ATGAGCGCAACTTGGTACGAATGCAAGGTAAAATATAGAAAAATGAGCGACACTGGAGCTCAAAAAGTAACAACAGAACCTTATTTGGTAGATGCTATTTCTTATACGGAGGCAGAAACTAGAATTAATGAGGAGATGAAAGCTTACATTAGTGATGAGTTTAAAATAACAAACATTAAGGTTGCTAATTTTGCAGAAATTCATCCTTTTGAAAACACAGATCGTTGGTTTAAAAGTAAAGTTTCTTTAATTGCTTTTGATGAAGAAAGTGGTAAAGAGCGTAAAACAAATATGTACTTATTAGTACAAGCTAACGATGTTAAAGAAGCATATGATAATACCGTTGCTGTAATGAAAGATACTATGGGAGATTATACCATACCAGCTATTACAGAGTCACCAATTATGGATGTTTTTCCTTATTTCTCTGGTGAAGAAGGAGAGTTAGATCGTATTCATAAATTTAACGAAATAAAAGATTCTGTTCCTGAGGTAGAAGAAACAGAAGAGGCTAAAGAAATTTTAGAGGATGAAGCGTTAGCGCTTGTTAGTGCAGAGGTAGATTTAGATGAAGAAGAATAG
- a CDS encoding M3 family metallopeptidase: protein MNPLLSHFDTAPFSQIENEHFMRAFTQAMADARAEIDAITNNTNAPTFKNTIEALDFAGEQLDRISSVFFNLNSAETNEEIQKIAQEVSPLLSEFGNDITLNEALFKRVKTVYEQKDSLNLTVEQQTLLDKRYKGFSRNGANLADDKKARLREIDAELSKLKLKFGENVLAETNKFKMHLTNEADLDGLPEGEKEAAAQLAKSKDLDGWLITLDYPSYIPFMKYAKNRELRKKLSLAFGSKAFKGDELDNQENVLKIAKLRHERANLLGYATHANFVLEERMAETPEKVHSFLNELLEKAKPAAEREFKQLEDFAKELDGIDQLQKWDGAYYSEKLKQKLFSLDDEILKPYFKLENVIAGVFKVAEKLFGLQFKEVNNVDKYHEDVKTYEVYDAENTFVSLFYADFHPRAGKRGGAWMTSYKPQYIKDGVNVRPHISNVCNFTKPTDTKPSLLTFNEVTTLFHEFGHGLHGMLANTTYPSLSGTSVYWDFVELPSQVLENWCYEKEALELFATHYQTGEVIPMELVQKIKESATFQEGMQTLRQLSFGLLDMSWHGVDPTKFTDVKAQEDKAFTGTDLYPSTAETCMSTAFSHIFQGGYSSGYYSYKWAEVLDADAFAYFKEEGIFNKNVATKFKDNVLSKGGTENPMVLYKRFRGAEPKVEALLERAGLL, encoded by the coding sequence ATGAATCCATTATTATCCCATTTTGATACTGCACCGTTTTCTCAAATTGAAAACGAGCATTTTATGCGTGCTTTTACACAAGCTATGGCAGATGCAAGAGCAGAAATAGATGCTATAACAAATAATACTAACGCTCCTACATTTAAAAATACTATTGAGGCTTTAGATTTTGCTGGTGAGCAGTTAGACCGTATTTCTAGTGTGTTTTTTAATTTAAATTCAGCAGAAACCAATGAAGAAATACAAAAAATAGCACAGGAAGTTTCTCCTTTATTATCTGAGTTTGGTAATGATATTACTTTAAACGAAGCTTTATTTAAAAGAGTTAAAACCGTTTATGAGCAAAAAGACAGTTTAAACCTAACTGTAGAACAACAAACATTGTTAGACAAAAGATACAAAGGGTTTAGCAGAAACGGTGCAAACTTAGCTGATGATAAAAAAGCAAGACTTAGAGAAATAGATGCAGAATTATCTAAACTAAAACTAAAGTTTGGAGAAAATGTATTGGCAGAAACCAATAAATTTAAAATGCATTTAACTAATGAAGCAGATTTAGATGGTTTGCCAGAAGGTGAAAAAGAAGCTGCAGCACAACTAGCAAAATCTAAAGATTTAGATGGTTGGCTAATAACATTAGATTATCCTAGCTATATACCTTTTATGAAGTATGCTAAAAACAGAGAGCTTCGTAAAAAATTATCATTAGCATTTGGTAGTAAAGCGTTTAAAGGTGATGAGTTAGACAACCAGGAAAATGTATTAAAAATAGCAAAATTACGCCACGAGCGTGCCAATTTACTTGGGTATGCAACACACGCTAATTTTGTGTTAGAAGAACGTATGGCAGAAACGCCAGAAAAAGTACATTCTTTTTTAAATGAATTATTAGAAAAAGCAAAACCAGCTGCTGAACGCGAGTTTAAACAGCTAGAAGATTTTGCTAAAGAATTGGATGGTATAGACCAATTACAAAAATGGGATGGTGCGTATTATTCTGAAAAACTAAAGCAAAAACTTTTTAGCTTAGATGATGAAATACTAAAACCTTACTTTAAACTAGAAAATGTAATTGCTGGTGTTTTTAAAGTAGCCGAGAAATTATTTGGTTTACAGTTTAAAGAAGTTAACAATGTAGACAAATACCATGAAGATGTAAAAACATACGAGGTGTATGACGCAGAAAATACTTTTGTCTCTTTATTCTACGCAGATTTTCACCCAAGAGCTGGCAAGCGTGGTGGCGCTTGGATGACCTCTTACAAACCACAATATATAAAAGACGGTGTAAACGTTCGTCCACATATATCTAACGTATGCAACTTTACAAAACCTACAGATACTAAACCATCATTGTTAACTTTTAACGAGGTTACAACATTGTTTCATGAATTTGGTCACGGTTTACACGGTATGTTAGCAAACACTACGTACCCAAGTTTATCTGGCACATCTGTGTATTGGGACTTTGTAGAATTACCAAGTCAGGTTTTAGAAAACTGGTGTTATGAGAAAGAAGCTCTTGAGCTTTTTGCAACACATTACCAAACAGGAGAAGTTATACCTATGGAGTTGGTACAAAAAATAAAAGAATCTGCTACTTTTCAAGAAGGTATGCAAACCTTACGCCAATTAAGTTTTGGTTTATTAGATATGTCTTGGCACGGTGTAGACCCAACAAAATTTACTGATGTTAAAGCACAAGAAGATAAAGCCTTTACAGGCACAGATTTATACCCTAGCACAGCAGAAACTTGTATGAGCACTGCTTTTTCTCATATTTTTCAGGGAGGATATTCTTCTGGTTATTATAGTTATAAATGGGCCGAAGTTTTAGATGCAGACGCATTTGCTTACTTTAAAGAAGAAGGAATTTTTAACAAAAACGTAGCTACTAAATTTAAAGATAATGTATTGTCTAAAGGAGGTACAGAAAACCCAATGGTTTTATACAAACGTTTTAGAGGTGCAGAACCAAAAGTTGAAGCTCTACTAGAAAGAGCGGGATTATTGTAG
- the cls gene encoding cardiolipin synthase, with protein sequence MNWILLLEILYVPLLIFTCLRIIYDTRGTTKTLAYLLSAVFLPFIGIIIYFSFGINYRKHKMYANKSLLDVRQKEVLEKEIIAHSKEVLANGNESAKSRSELVNLLLKDTTSPLTNNNTVKILLNGENKFPEVLKAIEAAKHHIHIEYYIFRDDEIGNTIEKLLLKKAKEGVKIRFIYDDYGSSEIRKTLSSRLRDAGIEAVPFYKIKLIAFANRLNYRNHRKIIVIDGKVGFVGGINVSDNYVNKKNSTDRVFWRDTHLKIEGPAVTYLQYIFLSDWNSCSTQNLILEKGMYVPFNSFTYTDTKLVQIAASGPDSNSPTILYSILQAIYLAEEEILITTPYFIPGESMLDALNIAAMSGLKVKLLVPYNSDTLLVNAASRAYYREILNAGVEIYRYKKGFVHAKTIVTDKKIAIVGTANMDTRSFELNFEVNAIVYDEEIATELTTAFYNDLIDSEQIDKEKWINRPWYIKLTDKIAKLLSPML encoded by the coding sequence ATGAACTGGATACTGCTATTAGAAATACTATACGTACCCTTATTAATTTTTACTTGTCTACGTATAATTTATGATACAAGAGGCACAACAAAAACACTTGCTTATTTATTAAGTGCAGTGTTTTTGCCTTTTATAGGTATTATCATTTATTTTTCTTTTGGTATAAATTACAGAAAGCATAAAATGTATGCCAACAAGTCTTTGTTGGATGTGAGACAAAAAGAAGTTTTAGAAAAGGAAATTATTGCACACTCTAAAGAGGTATTGGCAAACGGTAATGAGTCTGCCAAAAGTAGATCAGAATTGGTAAACCTTTTGTTAAAAGATACCACTAGCCCACTTACCAACAATAACACCGTAAAGATTTTACTAAATGGCGAAAACAAATTTCCGGAAGTCTTAAAAGCTATTGAAGCCGCAAAACACCATATACACATAGAGTACTACATTTTTAGAGATGATGAAATTGGAAATACAATAGAAAAATTGCTTCTTAAAAAAGCAAAAGAAGGTGTAAAAATTAGGTTTATTTATGATGATTATGGTAGTTCTGAAATAAGAAAAACACTAAGTAGCAGGTTAAGAGATGCAGGTATAGAAGCTGTACCGTTTTATAAAATAAAATTAATTGCATTTGCAAACAGACTTAACTACCGTAACCACCGTAAAATTATTGTAATAGATGGCAAAGTAGGTTTTGTTGGTGGTATAAATGTGAGTGATAACTATGTAAATAAAAAGAATAGTACAGATCGTGTTTTTTGGAGAGATACACACTTAAAAATTGAAGGGCCTGCGGTTACTTACCTGCAATATATATTCTTGTCTGACTGGAATTCTTGTTCTACTCAAAATTTAATTTTAGAGAAAGGTATGTATGTGCCTTTTAATTCTTTTACGTACACAGATACTAAGTTAGTACAAATTGCTGCTAGTGGTCCAGACTCTAACTCGCCTACAATTTTATATTCTATTTTACAGGCAATTTACTTAGCTGAAGAAGAAATTTTAATTACTACTCCTTATTTTATTCCCGGTGAAAGTATGTTAGATGCTTTAAATATTGCTGCTATGAGTGGTTTAAAAGTAAAACTACTAGTTCCGTACAACTCAGACACACTACTAGTTAACGCAGCATCTAGAGCATATTACAGAGAAATATTAAATGCAGGAGTAGAAATATACAGATATAAAAAAGGATTTGTACATGCAAAAACTATAGTTACAGATAAAAAAATAGCTATTGTTGGTACAGCCAATATGGATACTAGAAGTTTTGAGCTTAATTTTGAAGTAAACGCTATTGTTTATGATGAAGAAATTGCCACAGAACTTACCACTGCATTTTATAATGACTTAATTGACTCTGAACAAATAGATAAAGAAAAGTGGATTAACAGACCTTGGTATATTAAATTAACAGACAAAATAGCTAAGTTACTCTCCCCAATGCTATAA
- the purE gene encoding 5-(carboxyamino)imidazole ribonucleotide mutase: protein MSKVAVVMGSTSDLPVMQDAIDILKGFDIEVDVDIVSAHRTPEKLFDFSKNAHTNGYSVIIAGAGGAAHLPGMVASMSPLPVIGVPVKSSNSIDGWDSVLSILQMPGGVPVATVALNGAKNAGILAAQIIGSSDKCVLDKIIFYKEGLKQKVIEGAEKVKSIK from the coding sequence ATGAGCAAAGTAGCCGTAGTAATGGGAAGCACAAGTGACCTTCCTGTAATGCAAGACGCAATAGATATTTTAAAAGGTTTTGATATTGAGGTAGATGTAGATATTGTTTCTGCACACCGTACACCAGAAAAATTATTCGACTTTAGTAAAAACGCACATACAAACGGTTATAGTGTTATTATTGCAGGTGCAGGTGGCGCAGCACACCTACCAGGTATGGTTGCATCTATGTCTCCACTACCAGTAATTGGTGTTCCTGTAAAAAGTAGCAACTCTATAGATGGTTGGGATTCTGTTTTATCAATATTACAAATGCCTGGTGGCGTACCTGTTGCAACTGTTGCTCTAAATGGCGCAAAAAACGCTGGTATTTTAGCTGCACAAATTATTGGGTCATCTGACAAATGTGTATTGGATAAAATAATTTTTTATAAAGAAGGATTAAAGCAAAAAGTTATTGAAGGAGCAGAAAAAGTAAAAAGCATAAAGTAA
- a CDS encoding adenylate kinase, which produces MIKLHDKYFRPYLTEQQILAAVKNIADKIAEDYKDEVPVFIGVLNGSFMFVADLLKAYEHNCEVSFVRLSSYSGLSSTGIVETLIDVSDTIEGRSVIILEDVIDTGRTVKELVHMFSNSNVKEFKIATLFYKPSVYSGEYNIDYVGIEIPNKFIVGYGLDYNELGRNLKEVYQLNQNNMINLVLFGKPGAGKGTQANFLKEQYNLKHISTGDVFRYNIKNGTELGTLAKSFIDKGELVPDEVTINMLKEEVEKNPDASGFIFDGFPRTTAQAEALDNFLSTKDMKIDATIALDANDEVLIQRLLERGKVSGRSDDQDESKIRNRFDEYNQKTAPLQAYYDKQGKFHTVDGIGEIKDITTRLSKVIDTL; this is translated from the coding sequence TTGATTAAGCTACACGACAAATATTTTAGACCTTATTTAACCGAGCAACAGATTTTAGCTGCGGTTAAAAATATAGCGGATAAAATTGCCGAAGATTACAAAGATGAGGTTCCGGTTTTTATAGGTGTACTTAATGGTTCCTTTATGTTTGTCGCAGATTTGCTTAAAGCATACGAACACAATTGCGAGGTTTCTTTTGTTAGACTAAGTTCTTACAGTGGGCTGTCTTCTACAGGAATTGTAGAAACACTAATAGATGTATCTGATACTATTGAAGGTAGAAGTGTAATAATATTAGAAGATGTTATAGACACTGGCCGTACTGTTAAAGAGCTGGTGCATATGTTTAGCAACAGTAACGTTAAAGAGTTTAAAATAGCTACTTTATTTTACAAACCATCTGTGTATAGTGGTGAGTATAATATAGATTACGTAGGTATAGAAATTCCAAATAAATTTATTGTAGGTTACGGGTTAGATTATAACGAGCTTGGTAGAAACCTAAAAGAAGTGTATCAACTAAATCAAAATAATATGATAAATCTTGTACTATTCGGGAAACCGGGAGCTGGCAAGGGCACACAGGCAAATTTTTTAAAAGAACAGTACAATTTAAAACATATTTCTACAGGAGATGTGTTTCGTTACAATATAAAAAATGGTACAGAATTAGGTACACTAGCAAAGTCTTTTATAGATAAGGGTGAGTTGGTGCCAGATGAAGTAACAATTAATATGTTAAAGGAAGAAGTAGAGAAGAATCCGGATGCAAGTGGATTTATTTTTGATGGTTTCCCAAGAACAACTGCACAAGCAGAAGCATTAGATAACTTTTTATCTACTAAAGATATGAAGATTGATGCAACTATTGCTTTAGATGCAAATGACGAAGTTTTAATACAACGTTTGTTAGAACGTGGTAAAGTTAGTGGTAGAAGTGATGACCAAGACGAAAGTAAAATTCGTAATAGGTTTGATGAGTACAACCAAAAAACTGCTCCGTTACAAGCATACTATGACAAGCAAGGCAAATTCCATACTGTAGATGGTATAGGAGAAATAAAAGATATTACAACAAGGTTAAGTAAAGTAATAGATACTTTATAA
- a CDS encoding DUF4136 domain-containing protein has product MKSYVSLLLILLFVSCNTIRVNYDYDKDLDFTAYTTYGFYMDMKTGLNDLDTKRLLNAVEDVMRTKGFKLAEEPEIYINITAQVYKGTPNNSVGVGLGGGGNNIGGGLSVGLPIGGAQLDREITFDFIDVQRDALVWQATSVSGYKENQTPEAKELKLLQIVEKALSKYPPKVKK; this is encoded by the coding sequence ATGAAAAGCTACGTATCTCTACTTTTAATTTTATTGTTTGTCTCTTGTAACACTATACGTGTAAATTATGATTACGATAAAGATTTAGACTTTACGGCTTACACTACATATGGTTTTTATATGGATATGAAAACCGGTTTAAACGATTTAGATACCAAACGTTTGCTAAACGCTGTAGAAGATGTTATGCGTACAAAAGGGTTTAAATTAGCAGAAGAACCAGAGATTTATATTAATATTACGGCACAAGTATATAAAGGAACACCAAACAACTCTGTTGGTGTTGGTTTAGGTGGTGGCGGTAATAATATTGGTGGCGGACTGTCTGTTGGTTTGCCAATTGGCGGAGCCCAATTAGATAGAGAAATTACGTTTGACTTTATAGATGTACAAAGAGATGCATTAGTATGGCAAGCAACTAGCGTTAGTGGCTACAAAGAAAACCAAACACCAGAAGCTAAAGAGCTTAAATTGCTGCAAATAGTAGAAAAAGCACTAAGTAAATACCCTCCCAAAGTAAAAAAATAA
- a CDS encoding 5-(carboxyamino)imidazole ribonucleotide synthase — protein MNFFSSDFKLGILGGGQLGKMMLYETRKLDIFTKVLEATDDAPSSIACNEFVKGDILDFDTVYNFGKTVDVLTIEIENVNLSALEKLENEGKKVYPPTSALRVIHNKATQKLFYVDHNIPTADFHRFAYTSEIKDSVENGGLNLPFVWKCAQFGYDGQGVKVVRTLTDLEDLPNVECIAEEMVPFKNELAVIVARNSKGEVKTYPVVEMEFHPEANQVEYVICPARIPDAVAQKAQEVALQVADKIKHVGLLAVEMFQTNEDEILVNEVAPRPHNSGHYSIEASYTNQFEQHIRAILGLPLGNTKSKVAGIMVNLVGAEGYTGNVVYKNMEDILKLEGVTPHIYGKKETRPFRKMGHVTIVNKDVDKARKIAEQVKNTIKVISE, from the coding sequence ATGAACTTTTTTTCTTCTGACTTTAAACTTGGTATCTTGGGCGGTGGCCAATTAGGTAAAATGATGCTCTATGAAACCCGTAAATTAGACATATTTACTAAAGTTTTAGAAGCTACAGATGATGCACCCTCTAGTATTGCTTGTAATGAATTTGTTAAAGGTGATATTTTAGATTTTGATACTGTTTACAATTTTGGAAAAACGGTAGATGTACTAACTATAGAAATAGAAAATGTAAATTTATCTGCGCTTGAAAAATTAGAAAACGAAGGCAAAAAAGTATACCCACCAACAAGTGCTTTACGTGTTATACACAACAAGGCTACTCAAAAATTATTCTACGTAGACCATAATATACCTACCGCAGATTTTCACAGATTTGCCTATACTAGCGAAATTAAAGACAGTGTAGAAAATGGCGGATTAAACTTACCATTTGTTTGGAAATGTGCTCAGTTTGGTTATGATGGTCAAGGTGTAAAAGTTGTACGTACATTAACCGATTTAGAAGATCTACCCAATGTAGAATGTATTGCAGAAGAAATGGTGCCTTTTAAAAATGAACTTGCAGTAATTGTTGCTCGCAATAGTAAAGGTGAAGTAAAAACATATCCTGTTGTAGAAATGGAGTTTCACCCAGAAGCCAACCAAGTAGAATATGTTATTTGTCCGGCTAGAATACCAGACGCTGTTGCCCAAAAAGCACAAGAAGTAGCTTTACAAGTAGCAGATAAAATTAAACACGTTGGTTTGTTAGCTGTAGAAATGTTCCAAACTAATGAAGATGAAATATTAGTGAACGAAGTTGCTCCTAGACCACACAACAGCGGGCATTATAGTATAGAAGCCAGCTACACTAACCAGTTTGAGCAACATATACGTGCTATACTGGGCTTGCCATTAGGTAATACAAAAAGTAAAGTTGCTGGTATTATGGTAAATCTTGTTGGCGCAGAAGGCTATACGGGTAATGTAGTCTATAAAAATATGGAAGATATTTTAAAGCTAGAAGGTGTTACTCCGCATATTTACGGTAAAAAGGAAACAAGACCTTTTCGTAAAATGGGACACGTAACTATTGTAAATAAAGATGTAGATAAGGCTCGTAAGATAGCCGAACAAGTAAAAAATACAATTAAAGTAATAAGCGAATAA
- a CDS encoding LytR/AlgR family response regulator transcription factor — translation MSMIKAVIVEDSRLARNELKELIKNQGEIEILGEAENVDEGYKLINETQPDLLFLDINMPEKDGFELLEMLDKVPITVFTTAFDEYAIKSFEYNALDYILKPINAKRFGKAIEKVKVQLEGSTAESSEENVTNETKEKLTESSQIFIKDGDKCWLVKIGDISLFEIVGNYTRVYFKGEKPMLYKSLNQVEEKLPDHNFFRVNRQQIINVNYIANVVPWFNGKLKLTMNSGEEVEVSRRQSYIFKDKMSI, via the coding sequence ATGAGTATGATTAAAGCAGTTATAGTAGAAGACTCTAGGTTAGCCAGAAATGAGCTAAAAGAATTGATAAAAAACCAAGGTGAGATAGAAATTCTTGGTGAAGCAGAAAATGTAGATGAAGGCTACAAGTTAATTAATGAAACACAGCCCGACCTATTATTTTTAGACATTAATATGCCAGAAAAAGATGGTTTTGAACTTTTAGAAATGCTAGATAAAGTACCAATTACGGTATTTACAACAGCTTTTGATGAGTATGCAATTAAATCTTTTGAGTATAATGCATTGGATTATATTTTAAAACCTATTAATGCAAAACGCTTTGGAAAGGCAATAGAAAAAGTAAAGGTCCAGTTAGAAGGTTCTACTGCAGAAAGTAGCGAAGAAAATGTTACTAACGAGACTAAAGAGAAGCTAACAGAAAGTAGTCAGATTTTTATAAAAGATGGCGATAAATGTTGGTTGGTAAAAATAGGAGATATTTCTTTGTTTGAAATTGTAGGTAATTACACGCGCGTATATTTTAAAGGCGAAAAACCAATGTTATATAAGTCTTTAAACCAAGTTGAAGAAAAACTACCAGATCATAACTTTTTTAGAGTAAACAGGCAGCAAATTATAAATGTAAATTATATAGCTAATGTTGTGCCTTGGTTTAATGGTAAGCTTAAATTAACAATGAACTCTGGTGAAGAAGTAGAGGTGTCTAGAAGACAGTCTTACATTTTTAAAGATAAAATGAGTATTTAA
- a CDS encoding sensor histidine kinase, whose product MKLINNWKYWVFALIGWLVLILSTLTFDKVSYGLEYADQNEYYGYIGYLIGEGIACGLLAYAMSFILLYYIEKHIAFGNLKKRNVVSLVLLFIGVQIIYSLILWPMLDVVQSISSFESEKSLTDSINWFMRLTNIPFFSAMFVIWLFTVLVIKAYDYNKNITLKQFKLEGSLKESQLNSLKGQINPHFMFNSLNNIRGLMLEDVGKSREMLTKLSEMLRYSLIKNDVNSIALEEELDMVENYIALSKIQFEDRLEFVKEVDPNSLSVSIPPMIIQLLVENAAKHGIANLIKGGTITLITNRTEKYLHIIVRNTGKLKIVKGSTQLGLKNIKQRLRLLYGNLAEFSLEEINEEVVANIKIPMV is encoded by the coding sequence ATGAAACTTATAAATAACTGGAAATACTGGGTTTTTGCCTTAATAGGATGGTTGGTTTTAATACTATCCACACTAACTTTTGACAAAGTCTCTTACGGATTAGAATATGCAGACCAAAACGAATATTACGGTTACATAGGTTACTTAATAGGAGAAGGTATTGCTTGTGGCTTACTAGCATATGCAATGTCTTTTATATTATTATATTATATAGAAAAGCACATAGCGTTTGGTAATCTTAAAAAACGAAACGTAGTTAGTTTGGTATTGCTTTTTATTGGAGTTCAGATAATATATTCTTTAATTTTATGGCCAATGTTAGATGTGGTTCAGAGTATTTCTAGTTTTGAATCTGAAAAAAGCTTAACAGACTCTATAAATTGGTTTATGCGTTTAACAAATATACCATTCTTCTCTGCAATGTTTGTGATATGGCTTTTTACAGTTTTAGTTATAAAAGCCTATGACTATAACAAAAACATTACTCTTAAACAGTTTAAGTTAGAGGGGAGTTTAAAGGAGTCTCAGTTAAACTCTTTAAAGGGGCAAATTAATCCTCATTTTATGTTTAATAGCTTAAACAATATTAGAGGCTTAATGTTAGAAGACGTTGGTAAGTCTAGAGAAATGCTTACAAAATTGTCTGAAATGCTCAGGTATTCTTTAATTAAGAACGATGTAAATTCTATTGCTTTGGAAGAAGAGTTAGATATGGTAGAGAATTATATAGCCTTATCTAAAATTCAGTTTGAAGATAGGTTAGAGTTTGTAAAAGAAGTAGACCCTAACTCACTATCTGTTTCTATACCACCAATGATAATACAGTTATTGGTAGAAAATGCAGCAAAACACGGAATTGCAAATCTAATTAAAGGAGGTACAATTACCTTAATTACAAACAGAACAGAAAAATATTTGCATATTATTGTGCGTAATACAGGTAAATTAAAAATAGTAAAAGGCTCTACACAGTTAGGTCTTAAAAATATAAAACAACGACTACGGTTGTTATACGGAAACTTAGCAGAGTTTTCTTTAGAAGAGATAAATGAAGAGGTAGTAGCAAATATTAAAATACCAATGGTATGA